A genomic stretch from Erigeron canadensis isolate Cc75 chromosome 9, C_canadensis_v1, whole genome shotgun sequence includes:
- the LOC122583125 gene encoding uncharacterized protein LOC122583125 — MTKKKRVRVVCEGKLPVFNPNGEVRPSQLDVGVRPLNNNAGGPKVGTKKKVTKSVDGPKKKVTTSVDGPIQSTRSKNKANTVKESLNTSGLASEDSPIKNKGGRGNKPEKNAFTCPWTLHVSKLYGCETWMVKTLIEAHNCLQSRTNKHFTHKFLGNPDIPSAALQGELQRKFALGLSQQKAQRAKRCAKGQLRGDYTRQYNMLREYLQELQTQNPGTTVHIEVEPPMDPDSNERVFRRVYVCLGAIKRGFRSAGRELLGVDGAFMSGPFPGQVLTAVSIDSNNGIYPVAYAIVESEITSSWTWFLECLGDDLEIDGRSNYTFVTDRQKGIIQAIAKVFPCAQHRYCLKHIHENMKQQWRGTAYKNHLWRCAIANIVQEFNKCMLDFKSYNEAAYNWLVKIPPQHWARSHFTGRAKSDVLLNNMCEVLNSKLVKGRAMPIIHYLEFIMEYLMIRIVNVGKVIARSKGPLTPTATRMLELIKTDAEAYKAIFNGTDKYQVSGPWGDQCVVNIDNKTCSCRKWEITGMPCKHVVAVNYDMVNNGRQVEVVEAWVDPIYRLDTWKMMYQFTINPITGMSMWAKCPEEWTIIIPPKYHTPIGRPRKKRRKIAEEIQMSKNGKLSRKLRSVVCKRCGTMGHNKRSCKQGGSSQSAGGPSQANSTPSQAAGGSSQANPTPTQAASGPSHTATGPSQSAADPR, encoded by the exons atgacaaaaaaaaaaagggtaagaGTAGTTTGTGAAGGGAAGCTACCAGTATTCAATCCAAATGGTGAGGTTAGGCCAAGTCAATTAGATGTTGGAGTTAGGCCACTCAATAATAACGCAGGTGGGCCTAAAGTTGGGACTAAAAAGAAAGTTACAAAATCAGTTGATGGGCCTAAAAAGAAAGTTACTACATCTGTTGATGGGCCTATTCAGTCCACTAGGTCAAAAAATAAGGCAAACACTGTGAAGGAATCATTAAATACAAGTGGATTGGCTAGTGAAGATTCcccaataaaaaataaaggagGTAGAGGGAATAagccagaaaagaatgcatttaCTTGTCCCTGGACTTTACATGTGTCCAAATTGTATGGTTGTGAGACATGGATGGTGAAAACCTTGATAGAAGCACACAATTGCCTCCAATCCAGAACAAACAAGCATTTCACACATAAGTTCTTGG GAAATCCTGATATACCATCTGCAGCTCTACAAGGTGAACTACAAAGAAAATTTGCTTTAGGTTTGTCTCAACAGAAAGCACAAAGAGCTAAAAGGTGTGCCAAAGGGCAACTCAGAGGAGATTACACAAGGCAATACAACATGTTGAGAGAGTATCTACAAGAATTGCAGACCCAAAATCCTGGTACTACAGTGCATATAGAGGTTGAGCCACCCATGGATCCTGATTCCAATGAGAGGGTATTTAGAAGGGTTTATGTGTGTTTGGGTGCTATAAAAAGGGGGTTCAGAAGTGCTGGTAGGGAGTTGTTAGGTGTTGATGGTGCCTTTATGTCTGGTCCATTCCCTGGACAAGTGTTGACTGCTGTGAGTATTGACTCCAATAATGGAATCTACCCTGTTGCATATGCAATAGTGGAATCTGAGATAACAAGCTCATGGACATGGTTCCTAGAATGTTTGGGTGATGATTTAGAGATTGATGGGAGGTCTAACTATACTTTTGTAACTGACAGGCAAAAG GGCATTATCCAAGCTATAGCAAAAGTATTTCCTTGTGCTCAACACAGGTACTGTCTAAAACATATTCATGAGAATATGAAACAACAATGGAGGGGTACAGCTTACAAAAACCATTTGTGGAGGTGTGCCATAGCAAACATAGTTCAAGAATTTAACAAGTGTATGTTGGACTTTAAGAGTTATAATGAAGCTGCTTACAACTGGTTGGTGAAAATCCCACCTCAACATTGGGCAAGATCTCATTTCACAG GAAGAGCCAAGTCTGATGTTTTGTTAAACAACATGTGTGAGGTTTTAAATAGCAAGTTAGTTAAGGGTAGGGCTATGCCTATAATTCACTACCTAGAGTTTATTATGGAATACTTAATGATAAGGATTGTGAATGTTGGAAAAGTTATAGCAAGATCCAAAGGGCCACTAACCCCAACTGCAACTAGGATGTTAGAATTGATCAAAACAGATGCAGAAGCTTACAAAGCTATATTCAATGGCACTGATAAGTATCAGGTTAGTGGGCCTTGGGGGGACCAGTGTGTGGTTAATATAGACAACAAGACTTGTTCTTGTAGAAAGTGGGAGATTACTGGAATGCCATGTAAACATGTTGTAGCTGTTAATTATGATATGGTTAATAATGGAAGACAAGTTGAAGTAGTTGAAGCATGGGTGGATCCTATATATAGGCTTGACACATGGAAGATGATGTACCAGTTCACCATTAACCCCATCACTGGTATGAGCATGTGGGCCAAATGTCCTGAAGAGTGGACAATCATAATTCCACCAAAATATCACACACCCATTGGAAGGCCTAGAAAGAAACGAAGAAAGATTGCAGAAGAGATTCAAATGAGCAAGAATGGTAAGCTATCTAGGAAACTTAGGTCTGTTGTTTGTAAAAGGTGTGGCACAATGGGTCATAACAAAAGGTCATGCAAACAAGGTGGTTCTAGTCAGAGTGCAGGGGGTCCTAGCCAGGCTAATTCAACTCCAAGTCAAGCTGCAGGTGGTTCAAGTCAGGCTAACCCAACTCCAACTCAAGCTGCAAGTGGTCCAAGTCATACTGCTACTGGTCCAAGTCAATCTGCTGCTGATCCAAGATAA
- the LOC122581241 gene encoding methylcrotonoyl-CoA carboxylase subunit alpha, mitochondrial isoform X1, with amino-acid sequence MSLTSLLYRKLRRTSNHHNFTFIFTHIRSASSATHNSRKIEKILIANRGEIACRIMRTAKRLGIQTVAVYSDADRYSLHVKSADEAVCIGPAPARLSYLSSSSIIEAAARTGAQAIHPGYGFLSENADFAQLCENEGFTFVGPPASAIREMGDKSASKRIMGAAGVPLVPGYHGHEQDIDVMKSEADKIGYPILIKPTHGGGGKGMRIVENPKEFVDSFLGAQREAAASFGVNTILLEKYITRPRHIEVQVFGDKKGNVVYLYERDCSVQRRHQKIIEEAPAPDIISDFRSRLGQAAVSAAKAVGYHNAGTVEFIVDTLSGEFYFMEMNTRLQVEHPVTEMIVGQDLVEWQIRVANGESLPLDQAQIPILGHAFEARIYAENVPRGFLPATGVLQHYRPVPVSESVRVETGVEEGDTVSMHYDPMIAKLVVWGENRASALVKLKDSLSKFQVAGLPTNIEFLYKLANHKAFANGELETHFIDQFKDDLFVTPNDSVSAEAAYDAATYSAALVAACICEKEHSLLKKSPPGGLSLWYTHPPYRLNHHATTTIKLEWENEYRDNNSEHLSLSISHLPNGNYLVKMGEHSSPALEVTVTHMGDHDFRVEADGLSKNVNLASYITDKTEHIHIWHGSNHHHFKQKVGLDLLDNLETHQHRNHESASHPPGTVVAPMSGLVVKVLVKDGMDVEEGQPMLVMEAMKMEHVIKAPASGLVSGLQVTPGQQVSDNSVLFNIKAA; translated from the exons ATGTCACTAACCTCCCTACTTTACCGGAAACTTCGCCGGACCTCTAACCACCACAATTTCACCTTCATTTTCACACACATCCGCTCCGCATCTTCCGCCACACATAACAGCCGTAAAATCGAAAAAATACTTATAGCAAATAGAGGCGAAATCGCGTGCCGGATTATGCGGACAGCCAAACGGTTAGGTATACAAACAGTTGCTGTATATAGTGATGCTGATAGATATAGTCTTCATGTTAAATCAGCTGATGAAGCTGTCTGTATTGGTCCGGCGCCGGCGAGATTAAGTTATTTGAGTTCGAGTTCGATTATTGAAGCTGCGGCTCGTACCGGCGCTCAG GCTATACATCCAGGCTACGGTTTCCTTTCAGAAAATGCGGACTTCGCTCAACTTTGTGAAAATGAGGGATTCACTTTTGTTGGACCCCCTGCATCTGCAATACGTGAAATGGGTGATAAAAG TGCATCAAAGAGAATAATGGGTGCAGCAGGTGTGCCACTTGTGCCTGGGTATCATGGTCATGAACAAGATATCGATGTCATGAAGTCAGAAGCAGACAAGATAGGATACCCTATTTTAATAAAGCCCACCCATGGAGGTGGGGGAAAG GGTATGAGGATTGTGGAAAATCCAAAAGAATTTGTTGACTCATTTTTAGGAGCACAACGAGAGGCTGCTGCTTCTTTTGGCGTAAACACAATTTTGTTGGAGAAATATATAACAAGGCCAAGGCACATAGAAGTTCAG GTATTTGGGGACAAGAAGGGCAATGTTGTATACTTGTACGAGAGAGATTGCAGTGTGCAAAGAAGACACCAAAAGATAATTGAAGAAGCCCCAGCT CCAGATATCATTAGCGACTTCCGATCTCGCTTGGGTCAAGCTGCCGTATCTGCTGCCAAG GCAGTTGGCTATCACAATGCTGGCACAGTTGAGTTCATTGTTGATACTCTCTCTGGggaattttattttatggaGATGAACACACGTCTTCAG GTTGAACATCCTGTGACTGAGATGATTGTTGGTCAAGATCTTGTAGAGTGGCAAATTCGTGTTGCTAATGGAGAATCGCTCCCCCTTGATCAAGCACAGATTCCTATATTAG GCCATGCTTTCGAAGCCCGAATATATGCCGAAAATGTGCCAAGAGGATTTCTGCCCGCAACTGGTGTTCTTCAACACTACCGTCCCGTTCCAGTCTCAGAAAGCG TTCGAGTTGAAACGGGAGTTGAAGAAGGGGACACTGTAAGCATGCATTATGACCCTATGATTGCTAAGCTTGTAGTGTGGGGAGAGAATCGTGCTTCAGCATTAGTTAAGTTGAAGGATTCTTTATCCAAGTTTCAG GTTGCAGGTTTGCCCACAAATATTGAGTTCCTCTACAAACTTGCTAACCACAAGGCATTTGCAAATGGTGAACTTGAAACTCATTTTATTGATCAATTCAAAGATGACTTATTCGTGACACCAAATGATTCAGTATCAGCAGAGGCAGCATATGATGCTGCTACATACAGTGCAGCTTTAGTAGCTGCTTGCATTTGTGAAAAGGAGCATTCATTATTGAAAAAAAGCCCTCCTG GAGGATTGTCTCTGTGGTATACACATCCTCCATATAGACTCAATCATCATGCTACAACTACAATAAAATTAGAGTGGGAGAATGAATATCGTGATAACAACTCAGAGCACCTATCTCTTTCCATCAGTCATCTGCCAAATGGAAATTACCTCGTAAAG ATGGGCGAACACAGCTCTCCTGCTCTTGAAGTCACAGTAACACACATGGGTGACCATGATTTCAGAGTTGAGGCTGATGGTCTAAGCAAGAATGTGAATCTGGCCAGTTATATTACG GATAAGACTGAGCACATTCACATTTGGCATGGTTCAAACCATCATCACTTTAAGCAAAAAGTAGGACTTGATTTATTGGATAACCTTGAAACCCATCAACATCGAAATCATGAATCGGCATCACATCCTCCTGGGACGGTTGTTGCCCCGATGTCTGGTTTAGTGGTTAAGGTTCTGGTCAAGGATGGAATGGACGTCGAAGAAGGTCAACCTATGTTGGTTATGGAAGCAATGAAAATGGAG CATGTGATCAAGGCACCAGCCTCTGGCCTCGTAAGTGGGCTTCAAGTCACTCCTGGCCAACAAGTTTCTGACAATAGTGTTCTATTCAATATCAAG GCTGCATAA
- the LOC122581241 gene encoding methylcrotonoyl-CoA carboxylase subunit alpha, mitochondrial isoform X2 — translation MAIHPGYGFLSENADFAQLCENEGFTFVGPPASAIREMGDKSASKRIMGAAGVPLVPGYHGHEQDIDVMKSEADKIGYPILIKPTHGGGGKGMRIVENPKEFVDSFLGAQREAAASFGVNTILLEKYITRPRHIEVQVFGDKKGNVVYLYERDCSVQRRHQKIIEEAPAPDIISDFRSRLGQAAVSAAKAVGYHNAGTVEFIVDTLSGEFYFMEMNTRLQVEHPVTEMIVGQDLVEWQIRVANGESLPLDQAQIPILGHAFEARIYAENVPRGFLPATGVLQHYRPVPVSESVRVETGVEEGDTVSMHYDPMIAKLVVWGENRASALVKLKDSLSKFQVAGLPTNIEFLYKLANHKAFANGELETHFIDQFKDDLFVTPNDSVSAEAAYDAATYSAALVAACICEKEHSLLKKSPPGGLSLWYTHPPYRLNHHATTTIKLEWENEYRDNNSEHLSLSISHLPNGNYLVKMGEHSSPALEVTVTHMGDHDFRVEADGLSKNVNLASYITDKTEHIHIWHGSNHHHFKQKVGLDLLDNLETHQHRNHESASHPPGTVVAPMSGLVVKVLVKDGMDVEEGQPMLVMEAMKMEHVIKAPASGLVSGLQVTPGQQVSDNSVLFNIKAA, via the exons ATG GCTATACATCCAGGCTACGGTTTCCTTTCAGAAAATGCGGACTTCGCTCAACTTTGTGAAAATGAGGGATTCACTTTTGTTGGACCCCCTGCATCTGCAATACGTGAAATGGGTGATAAAAG TGCATCAAAGAGAATAATGGGTGCAGCAGGTGTGCCACTTGTGCCTGGGTATCATGGTCATGAACAAGATATCGATGTCATGAAGTCAGAAGCAGACAAGATAGGATACCCTATTTTAATAAAGCCCACCCATGGAGGTGGGGGAAAG GGTATGAGGATTGTGGAAAATCCAAAAGAATTTGTTGACTCATTTTTAGGAGCACAACGAGAGGCTGCTGCTTCTTTTGGCGTAAACACAATTTTGTTGGAGAAATATATAACAAGGCCAAGGCACATAGAAGTTCAG GTATTTGGGGACAAGAAGGGCAATGTTGTATACTTGTACGAGAGAGATTGCAGTGTGCAAAGAAGACACCAAAAGATAATTGAAGAAGCCCCAGCT CCAGATATCATTAGCGACTTCCGATCTCGCTTGGGTCAAGCTGCCGTATCTGCTGCCAAG GCAGTTGGCTATCACAATGCTGGCACAGTTGAGTTCATTGTTGATACTCTCTCTGGggaattttattttatggaGATGAACACACGTCTTCAG GTTGAACATCCTGTGACTGAGATGATTGTTGGTCAAGATCTTGTAGAGTGGCAAATTCGTGTTGCTAATGGAGAATCGCTCCCCCTTGATCAAGCACAGATTCCTATATTAG GCCATGCTTTCGAAGCCCGAATATATGCCGAAAATGTGCCAAGAGGATTTCTGCCCGCAACTGGTGTTCTTCAACACTACCGTCCCGTTCCAGTCTCAGAAAGCG TTCGAGTTGAAACGGGAGTTGAAGAAGGGGACACTGTAAGCATGCATTATGACCCTATGATTGCTAAGCTTGTAGTGTGGGGAGAGAATCGTGCTTCAGCATTAGTTAAGTTGAAGGATTCTTTATCCAAGTTTCAG GTTGCAGGTTTGCCCACAAATATTGAGTTCCTCTACAAACTTGCTAACCACAAGGCATTTGCAAATGGTGAACTTGAAACTCATTTTATTGATCAATTCAAAGATGACTTATTCGTGACACCAAATGATTCAGTATCAGCAGAGGCAGCATATGATGCTGCTACATACAGTGCAGCTTTAGTAGCTGCTTGCATTTGTGAAAAGGAGCATTCATTATTGAAAAAAAGCCCTCCTG GAGGATTGTCTCTGTGGTATACACATCCTCCATATAGACTCAATCATCATGCTACAACTACAATAAAATTAGAGTGGGAGAATGAATATCGTGATAACAACTCAGAGCACCTATCTCTTTCCATCAGTCATCTGCCAAATGGAAATTACCTCGTAAAG ATGGGCGAACACAGCTCTCCTGCTCTTGAAGTCACAGTAACACACATGGGTGACCATGATTTCAGAGTTGAGGCTGATGGTCTAAGCAAGAATGTGAATCTGGCCAGTTATATTACG GATAAGACTGAGCACATTCACATTTGGCATGGTTCAAACCATCATCACTTTAAGCAAAAAGTAGGACTTGATTTATTGGATAACCTTGAAACCCATCAACATCGAAATCATGAATCGGCATCACATCCTCCTGGGACGGTTGTTGCCCCGATGTCTGGTTTAGTGGTTAAGGTTCTGGTCAAGGATGGAATGGACGTCGAAGAAGGTCAACCTATGTTGGTTATGGAAGCAATGAAAATGGAG CATGTGATCAAGGCACCAGCCTCTGGCCTCGTAAGTGGGCTTCAAGTCACTCCTGGCCAACAAGTTTCTGACAATAGTGTTCTATTCAATATCAAG GCTGCATAA